A portion of the Cololabis saira isolate AMF1-May2022 chromosome 17, fColSai1.1, whole genome shotgun sequence genome contains these proteins:
- the tnfaip3 gene encoding tumor necrosis factor alpha-induced protein 3 isoform X1, which translates to MLRPRRCAATQPADQRHIVSEFPRCSVIRGWCLLLSSSPPSILPDHPSAMSQGQNFLPKFLFVSNLLKAVKIRQRVPNDVVKPAATGGLMHHLRGMHRYTLEMIAMNHFPQAFREVVQAAILDRAMQASLEQEKKLNWCRELKKMVPLRTNGDGNCLLHATSQYMLGVQDTDLVLRKALHSVLKETDAGVFKARFQAELLQSQEFTQTGLRYTTMNWEEEWDKIVKMASPVSSSNGLQFDSLEDIHIFILSNILRRPIVVIADQVVRSMKSGSSISPLNVGGIYLPLHWPPTECYKYPIVLGYDSQHFAPLITIKDSGPEIRAVPLINPRRASFEELKVHFLMEKEQQQKERLLNDYLHLIEIPVIGLGHDTTWIMKAARLDEGNLPEDMNLMEDYLQLVNHEYQRWQEDKEQAWAAQPQRPPPFSVSQLSLIEIRCATPRCTFYVSVDTQPHCHECFEKRQATSGGGTRIEGVIQTKGAGVQGGIVMGGSEVSSRGARSSSPPCSSSGRGVVLSSPRSAPPTAPSLSLYSETHAMKCKTPGCLFTLSVEHDGLCERCFNARQNHAPPAAGTAAATGLPGPNGGPTVPQGSGWTQWGGCDAETERCGMCRQEAFRIFNGLCPPCMQRQQAPERGEPQQNNPRTEASSSAWNQTRDSERPCLTLTPGHASAWKTPLARLCKRSGCQFFGTAEKLGFCTICYVDYQTNHHLTPPPPPVQTRHGVETGFQNPTRCRGAGCGAVGKTMLEGYCDKCYVKEQSARLNQVAHRTQQSPPPVMRERAAKPRSSQQSQTQTQTQTQTQTQTQCRRSGCSNVSPGCTDLCPECHTRGQGREAGRRAQAPKEKSKQRCRTQGCDHYANQEKQGYCNECDHFKQIYRG; encoded by the exons ATGTTGCGTCCGCGCCGCTGCGCCGCAACGCAACCCGCGGACCAGCGCCACATTGTTTCAGAG TTTCCACGTTGTTCGGTCATCAGAGGCTGGTGcctcctcctgtcctcctcccctccttccatccttcccgACCATCCGTCCGCCATGTCGCAGGGTCAGAACTTCCTTCCCAAATTCCTTTTCGTCTCCAACCTGCTGAAAGCGGTGAAGATCCGTCAGCGAGTGCCCAACGACGTGGTGAAGCCCGCTGCTACCGGTGGCCTTATGCACCACCTGCGGGGAATGCATCGCTACACACTGGAGATGATCGCCATGAACCACTTCCCGCAGGCCTTCAGGGAGGTCGTACAAGCTGCCATCCTGGACCGAGCCATGCAGGCCTCATTGGAGCAGGAGAAGAAGCTCAACTGGTGTCGAGAGTTGAAGAAGATGGTGCCATTACGCACCAATG gAGATGGGAACTGTTTGCTTCATGCAACCTCTCAGTACATGCTCGGCGTTCAAGATACGGACCTGGTGCTTCGGAAAGCTCTCCATAGTGTTCTGAAGGAGACGGACGCTGGCGTGTTTAAGGCTCGCTTCCAGGCGGAGCTGCTGCAGTCCCAGGAGTTCACCCAGACGGGACTCCGATACACCACCATG AACTGGGAAGAGGAATGGGACAAGATTGTGAAGATGGCATCTCCAGTGTCTAGTAGTAATGGCCTCCAGTTTGACTCTCTGGAGGACATTCACATCTTCATCCTCTCCAACATCCTCCGCAGACCCATCGTCGTCATTGCCG ACCAGGTGGTCAGGAGTATGAAATCTGGCTCCTCCATATCTCCTTTGAACGTGGGAGGGATTTATCTGCCTCTACACTGGCCGCCCACAGAGTGCTACAAATACCCAATAGTGCTCGGCTACGACTCCCAGCACTTTGCACCTCTCATCACCATCAAAGACAGCGGCCCAG agatacGAGCGGTACCACTGATCAACCCAAGACGGGCGAGCTTTGAGGAGCTGAAGGTCCACTTCCTGATGgagaaggagcagcagcagaaggaGAGGCTTCTCAACGACTACCTGCACCTGATAGAAATCCCGGTCATAGGCCTGGGCCACGACACCACATGGATCATGAAAGCTGCACG GCTGGATGAGGGAAACCTTCCTGAAGACATGAACCTAATGGAGGACTACCTGCAGCTCGTCAACCACGAGTACCAGCGATGGCAGGAGGACAAGGAGCAGGCGTGGGCCGCCCAGCCACAGCGCCCGCCACCTTTCTCCGTCTCCCAGCTCTCTCTCATTGAAATCCGCTGCGCCACACCACGGTGCACCTTCTACGTGTCCGTGGACACGCAGCCTCATTGCCACGAATGCTTTGAGAAGCGACAGGCCACGTCTGGTGGAGGAACGAGGATAGAAGGGGTGATTCAGACCAAGGGAGCAGGCGTACAAGGTGGAATAGTGATGGGAGGATCGGAGGTGAGCTCCAGAGGAGCCCGAAGCAGCAGCCCCCCGTGCTCTTCTTCTGGGAGAGGGGTGGTGTTATCCAGTCCACGGTCCGCTCCACCCACTGCTCCCAGCCTCAGTCTGTACAGTGAAACTCATGCCATGAAGTGCAAAACACCCGGCTGCCTCTTCACCCTCAGTGTAGAGCACGATGGACTTTGTGAGCGCTGCTTCAATGCCAGGCAGAACCATGCACCCCctgcagctggaacagctgctgCTACAGGACTCCCGGGCCCCAACGGGGGGCCGACGGTTCCACAGGGTTCTGGCTGGACTCAGTGGGGGGGCTGCGACGCGGAGACTGAGCGATGCGGCATGTGCAGACAGGAGGCGTTCAGGATATTTAATGGCCTGTGTCCACCCTGCATGCAGAGACAGCAGGCTCCGGAGAGGGGGGAGCCTCAGCAGAACAATCCCAGGACTGAGGCTTCGTCCTCTGCTTGGAACCAGACGAGAGACTCTGAACGGCCATGCCTCACCCTGACCCCAGGACACGCGTCCGCCTGGAAGACCCCCCTGGCCCGGCTTTGTAAAAGATCTGGCTGCCAGTTCTTTGGGACAGCAGAGAAGTTGGGTTTCTGCACTATTTGCTACGTAGACTATCAGACCAACCACC ACTTGactcctcctccacccccaGTCCAGACTCGGCATGGTGTGGAGACAGGGTTCCAGAACCCCACTCGGTGTCGTGGGGCTGGATGTGGCGCAGTGGGCAAGACGATGCTGGAAGGCTACTGTGACAAGTGTTACGTCAAAGAGCAAAGCGCGCGTCTTAACCAAGTGGCGCATCGCACGCAGCAGTCGCCTCCACCGGTCATG CGTGAACGAGCAGCCAAACCCAGATCTTCACAACAATCCCAGACGCAGACGCAGACGCAGAcgcagacccagacccagacccagtgTCGACGGAGCGGCTGCAGTAACGTGTCCCCGGGTTGCACAGACCTCTGCCCGGAGTGCCACACGCGTGGCCAGGGCAGGGAGGCGGGCAGGCGGGCGCAGGCGCCCAAGGAGAAGTCGAAGCAGCGCTGCCGGACGCAGGGATGCGATCACTATGCCAACCAAGAGAAACAGGGCTACTGTAACGAGTGTGACCACTTCAAACAGATTTACCGTGGCTGA
- the tnfaip3 gene encoding tumor necrosis factor alpha-induced protein 3 isoform X2, with product MSQGQNFLPKFLFVSNLLKAVKIRQRVPNDVVKPAATGGLMHHLRGMHRYTLEMIAMNHFPQAFREVVQAAILDRAMQASLEQEKKLNWCRELKKMVPLRTNGDGNCLLHATSQYMLGVQDTDLVLRKALHSVLKETDAGVFKARFQAELLQSQEFTQTGLRYTTMNWEEEWDKIVKMASPVSSSNGLQFDSLEDIHIFILSNILRRPIVVIADQVVRSMKSGSSISPLNVGGIYLPLHWPPTECYKYPIVLGYDSQHFAPLITIKDSGPEIRAVPLINPRRASFEELKVHFLMEKEQQQKERLLNDYLHLIEIPVIGLGHDTTWIMKAARLDEGNLPEDMNLMEDYLQLVNHEYQRWQEDKEQAWAAQPQRPPPFSVSQLSLIEIRCATPRCTFYVSVDTQPHCHECFEKRQATSGGGTRIEGVIQTKGAGVQGGIVMGGSEVSSRGARSSSPPCSSSGRGVVLSSPRSAPPTAPSLSLYSETHAMKCKTPGCLFTLSVEHDGLCERCFNARQNHAPPAAGTAAATGLPGPNGGPTVPQGSGWTQWGGCDAETERCGMCRQEAFRIFNGLCPPCMQRQQAPERGEPQQNNPRTEASSSAWNQTRDSERPCLTLTPGHASAWKTPLARLCKRSGCQFFGTAEKLGFCTICYVDYQTNHHLTPPPPPVQTRHGVETGFQNPTRCRGAGCGAVGKTMLEGYCDKCYVKEQSARLNQVAHRTQQSPPPVMRERAAKPRSSQQSQTQTQTQTQTQTQTQCRRSGCSNVSPGCTDLCPECHTRGQGREAGRRAQAPKEKSKQRCRTQGCDHYANQEKQGYCNECDHFKQIYRG from the exons ATGTCGCAGGGTCAGAACTTCCTTCCCAAATTCCTTTTCGTCTCCAACCTGCTGAAAGCGGTGAAGATCCGTCAGCGAGTGCCCAACGACGTGGTGAAGCCCGCTGCTACCGGTGGCCTTATGCACCACCTGCGGGGAATGCATCGCTACACACTGGAGATGATCGCCATGAACCACTTCCCGCAGGCCTTCAGGGAGGTCGTACAAGCTGCCATCCTGGACCGAGCCATGCAGGCCTCATTGGAGCAGGAGAAGAAGCTCAACTGGTGTCGAGAGTTGAAGAAGATGGTGCCATTACGCACCAATG gAGATGGGAACTGTTTGCTTCATGCAACCTCTCAGTACATGCTCGGCGTTCAAGATACGGACCTGGTGCTTCGGAAAGCTCTCCATAGTGTTCTGAAGGAGACGGACGCTGGCGTGTTTAAGGCTCGCTTCCAGGCGGAGCTGCTGCAGTCCCAGGAGTTCACCCAGACGGGACTCCGATACACCACCATG AACTGGGAAGAGGAATGGGACAAGATTGTGAAGATGGCATCTCCAGTGTCTAGTAGTAATGGCCTCCAGTTTGACTCTCTGGAGGACATTCACATCTTCATCCTCTCCAACATCCTCCGCAGACCCATCGTCGTCATTGCCG ACCAGGTGGTCAGGAGTATGAAATCTGGCTCCTCCATATCTCCTTTGAACGTGGGAGGGATTTATCTGCCTCTACACTGGCCGCCCACAGAGTGCTACAAATACCCAATAGTGCTCGGCTACGACTCCCAGCACTTTGCACCTCTCATCACCATCAAAGACAGCGGCCCAG agatacGAGCGGTACCACTGATCAACCCAAGACGGGCGAGCTTTGAGGAGCTGAAGGTCCACTTCCTGATGgagaaggagcagcagcagaaggaGAGGCTTCTCAACGACTACCTGCACCTGATAGAAATCCCGGTCATAGGCCTGGGCCACGACACCACATGGATCATGAAAGCTGCACG GCTGGATGAGGGAAACCTTCCTGAAGACATGAACCTAATGGAGGACTACCTGCAGCTCGTCAACCACGAGTACCAGCGATGGCAGGAGGACAAGGAGCAGGCGTGGGCCGCCCAGCCACAGCGCCCGCCACCTTTCTCCGTCTCCCAGCTCTCTCTCATTGAAATCCGCTGCGCCACACCACGGTGCACCTTCTACGTGTCCGTGGACACGCAGCCTCATTGCCACGAATGCTTTGAGAAGCGACAGGCCACGTCTGGTGGAGGAACGAGGATAGAAGGGGTGATTCAGACCAAGGGAGCAGGCGTACAAGGTGGAATAGTGATGGGAGGATCGGAGGTGAGCTCCAGAGGAGCCCGAAGCAGCAGCCCCCCGTGCTCTTCTTCTGGGAGAGGGGTGGTGTTATCCAGTCCACGGTCCGCTCCACCCACTGCTCCCAGCCTCAGTCTGTACAGTGAAACTCATGCCATGAAGTGCAAAACACCCGGCTGCCTCTTCACCCTCAGTGTAGAGCACGATGGACTTTGTGAGCGCTGCTTCAATGCCAGGCAGAACCATGCACCCCctgcagctggaacagctgctgCTACAGGACTCCCGGGCCCCAACGGGGGGCCGACGGTTCCACAGGGTTCTGGCTGGACTCAGTGGGGGGGCTGCGACGCGGAGACTGAGCGATGCGGCATGTGCAGACAGGAGGCGTTCAGGATATTTAATGGCCTGTGTCCACCCTGCATGCAGAGACAGCAGGCTCCGGAGAGGGGGGAGCCTCAGCAGAACAATCCCAGGACTGAGGCTTCGTCCTCTGCTTGGAACCAGACGAGAGACTCTGAACGGCCATGCCTCACCCTGACCCCAGGACACGCGTCCGCCTGGAAGACCCCCCTGGCCCGGCTTTGTAAAAGATCTGGCTGCCAGTTCTTTGGGACAGCAGAGAAGTTGGGTTTCTGCACTATTTGCTACGTAGACTATCAGACCAACCACC ACTTGactcctcctccacccccaGTCCAGACTCGGCATGGTGTGGAGACAGGGTTCCAGAACCCCACTCGGTGTCGTGGGGCTGGATGTGGCGCAGTGGGCAAGACGATGCTGGAAGGCTACTGTGACAAGTGTTACGTCAAAGAGCAAAGCGCGCGTCTTAACCAAGTGGCGCATCGCACGCAGCAGTCGCCTCCACCGGTCATG CGTGAACGAGCAGCCAAACCCAGATCTTCACAACAATCCCAGACGCAGACGCAGACGCAGAcgcagacccagacccagacccagtgTCGACGGAGCGGCTGCAGTAACGTGTCCCCGGGTTGCACAGACCTCTGCCCGGAGTGCCACACGCGTGGCCAGGGCAGGGAGGCGGGCAGGCGGGCGCAGGCGCCCAAGGAGAAGTCGAAGCAGCGCTGCCGGACGCAGGGATGCGATCACTATGCCAACCAAGAGAAACAGGGCTACTGTAACGAGTGTGACCACTTCAAACAGATTTACCGTGGCTGA
- the perp gene encoding p53 apoptosis effector related to PMP-22 yields the protein MFRCGVAYPRFRWILPLLLLFALIFDIIAVAATSGWVEDEDAETHYASMWKECRGRNDHWSCESLMRHSWAQAVAALMIIGLILLILAFILSVVAMCNVNIALLGVTAILLVVVVIVQIIALIIYPVKFKEEIFEGQYYFTWAYGFGWGATILCIGCSFLFCCLRNYEDDLRGDAKPKYIYTSS from the exons ATGTTCCGCTGCGGCGTCGCCTACCCCCGGTTCAGGTGGAtcctgccgctgctgctgctgttcgcACTCATCTTCGACATCATTGCCGTGGCGGCCACGTCGGGATGGGTCGAGGACGAGGACGCCGAGACCCACTACGCCAGTATGTGGAAGGAGTGCCGAGGCAGGAACGACCACTGGAGCTGCGAGTCCCTGATGAGGCACT CTTGGGCCCAGGCAGTTGCTGCTCTGATGATCATTGGCCTCATCCTGCTCATCCTCgccttcattctctctgttgtGGCCATGTGTAATGTCAACATTGCTCTTCTGGGTGTCACTGCAATACTGCTAGTCGTTGTTG TGATCGTCCAGATCATCGCTCTCATCATCTACCCCGTCAAGTTCAAGGAGGAGATCTTCGAGGGCCAGTACTACTTCACTTGGGCCTACGGCTTCGGCTGGGGGGCCACCATCCTCTGCATCGGCTGCAGCTTCCTCTTCTGCTGCCTGAGAAATTATGAGGATGACCTACGCGGTGACGCAAAGCCCAAATACATCTATACCTCCTCCTAA